CGTTCGACCGCATCGTCGCGGCCGGCTTCGCGGTCGCGTCGTGCGAGTACCGGCTGAGCGGCGAGGCGGGCTTCCCCGCACAGCTCGACGACGCGGATGCCGCGATCGGATGGCTCGGCGAGCATGCCGCCGAGTACGGCTACGACGCATCGCGGATCGTGCTGTGGGGTGTCTCCGCGGGCGCGACGATCGCGGCGTTGACGGGGCTCCGCCGCGACGACGTGCGAGGCGTCGTCGACTGGTTCGGCCCGACGGAGCTCTTCGAGATGGCGAAGCATCCGACCGGCGAGCCTGCGGACGCGACGAGAGAGGCGCGCTGGCTCGGCGCCCCGGCGGCATCCGTCCCCGATCTTGCGCGGCTCGCATCCCCGGCGCTCCAGGTCCGCCCGGACGCGCCGCCCTTCCACATCGCTCACGGCACCGACGACGTCCACGTCCCGATCTCGCAGAGCGAGTTGCTCGCGGGTGCGCTCGAGCGTGCGGGCGCACCGGTGGAGTTGCGCCGCGTGCCCGGCGGCCGCCACTTCTGGCAGGGCGTGGCCGACACAGCACCCCTGTTCGCCGACGCACTGGCCTTCGTCCGCCGCGTCACCGCGTGAGCCACCTGCCCGCCGGCAGCTGCGAAGGAGACCCGATGACCACGCCCCGGTGTGCCGACCTGCGTGTCGAGTACCTGACCGAGCCCATCGGCATCGGTGCCGCCCACCCGCGTTTCTCGTGGACCGTCGACCATGCCTCGGCGGGTCGCGAACTCGAGGTCGCCGATGCATCCGGGCGCCTGTGGCATCACGTGGTCTCGACCGGCGCATCCGCCGCGCCGGTCGAGTACGCCGGTCCGCCGCTGCGATCGAACGCCGCGTATCGCTGGCGCGTGCGCAGCCTCACGGCCGACGGACCTACACCGTGGGCGGAGGCGACGTTCACGACCGCGCTTCTGCACGAGTCCGACTGGTCGGCATCGTGGGTTCGGCCCGTGCAGCAGCCGGCTCTCGTCGAGCGGTGGAGCATCGTGGACTGGATCCGCGGTGCCGGCCCGGAGGCCTCGCTCGAGGATCGTCTTCGCCCGGTGCAGCTGCTGCGCCAGTCGTTCCGGGTGTCTCCCGGTCTCGTGCGCGCTCGCCTCCACGCCACGGCCCACGGCTCGTATTCGGCGTGGGCGAACGGCGAACGCGTCGGCGACGAGGTGCTCGCCCCCGGCTTCGACAGCTACGAGCATCGGGTGAGCGTGCAGGTCTACGACGTCACCGCGCAGCTGCGCGCGGGCGAGAACGTCCTCGGCGTCGCTCTCGCCGACGGCTGGTGGGCCGGGCGGATCGGGCTCACCGGCTCGAGCGCTCAGTTCGGCGACACGACCGAGGCCATCTGGCAGCTTCACCTGGACTACGCCAACGGGCGAAGCGAGATCGTGGTCTCGGGCGCGGATGTCCGCAGTGCGATCGGATCGTGGGTCTACGCCGAGCTGTTCATCGGCGAAAAGGTCGACCGCCGCTGCGAGCCCCCGGGGTGGCGCGTCGCGGGGTTCGACGACTCCGCCTGGACGCCCGTCGAGATCGCAGGAGCGGATGCGGGCACGCTCGTGCCCTTCTCCGGCGAGCCGATCCGGCGCGTCGGCGAGCTGCCGGCGATCTCGGTACGCGAGACGGCCGACGGCGCGATCGTGGACTTCGGGCAGGTGATCGCCGGGCGCGTGCGGTTGCGCGTGCGCGACACCGTGCCGGGGCAGGAGATCACGATCGAGCACACCGAGACGCTCGACGCGGCGGGGGACTGGTTCGACAACATCGCCGGCATCAACAAGGAGCAGACCGATGTCCTCGTCGCCGCCGGGGGCGACGAGGAGTGGGAGCCGGAATTCACCTTCCATGGATTCCGCTACGCACGCGTCCGCGGGCTCATCGATGTGCTCGTTCCCGCCGACATCGCGGCCGTCGTCATCTCGAGCGACCTCGATCAGACCGGTGGATTCACCTGCTCGGACGCGCGGCTGACGCGCCTGCACGACAACGTCGTGTGGAGCCAGCGCGCCAACTTCCTGTCGATCCCGACCGACTGCCCGCAGCGGGAGCGCGCGGGCTGGACCGGCGACGCGCAGGTCTTCGCCGCTGCCGCATCGAACAACGCCCGGGTGTTGCCCTTCCTCGGCCGATGGCTCGACAACGTCCGCGCCGACCAGCGGGACGACGGACGCGTCACCATCACCTCGCCGTACTCCCCGTTCGACGCCGAGGCCGCCGCCGCTGCCGAGGGCATCGGGTCCATCGTCGCGGCAGCGGGATGGAGCGACGCGATCGCGTTCGTGCCCTG
This region of Microbacterium thalassium genomic DNA includes:
- a CDS encoding alpha/beta hydrolase, giving the protein MPASVLEIDYAQPEGFRPLSLDLRMPTAAEAPLVVFFHGGGFLRGSRRVFTPGIAAETSFDRIVAAGFAVASCEYRLSGEAGFPAQLDDADAAIGWLGEHAAEYGYDASRIVLWGVSAGATIAALTGLRRDDVRGVVDWFGPTELFEMAKHPTGEPADATREARWLGAPAASVPDLARLASPALQVRPDAPPFHIAHGTDDVHVPISQSELLAGALERAGAPVELRRVPGGRHFWQGVADTAPLFADALAFVRRVTA
- a CDS encoding alpha-L-rhamnosidase — protein: MTTPRCADLRVEYLTEPIGIGAAHPRFSWTVDHASAGRELEVADASGRLWHHVVSTGASAAPVEYAGPPLRSNAAYRWRVRSLTADGPTPWAEATFTTALLHESDWSASWVRPVQQPALVERWSIVDWIRGAGPEASLEDRLRPVQLLRQSFRVSPGLVRARLHATAHGSYSAWANGERVGDEVLAPGFDSYEHRVSVQVYDVTAQLRAGENVLGVALADGWWAGRIGLTGSSAQFGDTTEAIWQLHLDYANGRSEIVVSGADVRSAIGSWVYAELFIGEKVDRRCEPPGWRVAGFDDSAWTPVEIAGADAGTLVPFSGEPIRRVGELPAISVRETADGAIVDFGQVIAGRVRLRVRDTVPGQEITIEHTETLDAAGDWFDNIAGINKEQTDVLVAAGGDEEWEPEFTFHGFRYARVRGLIDVLVPADIAAVVISSDLDQTGGFTCSDARLTRLHDNVVWSQRANFLSIPTDCPQRERAGWTGDAQVFAAAASNNARVLPFLGRWLDNVRADQRDDGRVTITSPYSPFDAEAAAAAEGIGSIVAAAGWSDAIAFVPWTLYERYGDTRVLRDNYDAVLRWIDYQRLQARAELPNGLVAEELSPERLAAQRLLFNTGTHFGDWLTPSTMEGRPLHEAIGIAPSLTGELVAPMFQAQTLTLAARMAEVLGRGEESGALAVEAAQVRGAFAAEYVDESGRLSVELQGPYVIALAFGMIPGDRVDAAVAELVRLIHERGDRLDTGFLSVPYLLDVLWDAGHRDLARTLLWQDAAPSWLYEVDRGATTIWESWDAIGPDGGVRAVSLNHYAFGCVDDWLYRRVAGIQPAAPGFRSVAIAPDLASGLAHARAHVGTPAGRLAVEWWLDADGATVTVTVPYGVDAVLEVDGGTIPLPAETSTHILQLDRAVVRA